The following proteins come from a genomic window of Pirellula staleyi DSM 6068:
- a CDS encoding Gfo/Idh/MocA family oxidoreductase, which produces MSRLSRRTVLKVAAASSVFPLFTISGTKASARVIGANDTIRVAIAGINGRGTAHIDGFAGAKNVEVAYLVDPDTRIYANRTKLVEAKGGNTPKCIQDVRQALDDKTIDAISIATPNHWHSLMTIWGCQAGKDVYVEKPISHNVFEGRQCVKAAEKYGRIVQHGTQNRSSQGKANEIAAVHSGKYGELLVSKGYCCKPRWSIGTKGPGTPPENFDYNLWLGPAAEMPYHGNLVHYNWHWFWATGNGDIGNQGVHEMDIARWAIKDATLPTSVMSMGIRALPDGEKDQGETPNMQLSVMEFGKVLLVFEVRGLVGKNKDYPQQVANEYYTTEGVIKGGKFYPKDGSEPQELKSDYSIKVAPGGPFGSFLNAMRTRNPAEVNCNAEVAHYSSALCHLSNVSQRLGTLESIDKARAAVANIDSAKEALAKLEANGAAVGAKLEQLSVGPKLTFDPASEKFVDAPEADKLLTRNYREGFVVPTEV; this is translated from the coding sequence ATGTCACGCCTATCGCGCCGCACGGTGCTCAAAGTTGCTGCTGCCAGCAGCGTGTTTCCGCTCTTTACGATCTCGGGGACCAAAGCGTCGGCCCGAGTGATCGGTGCCAACGATACGATTCGTGTCGCCATCGCTGGTATCAATGGCCGTGGAACCGCGCACATCGATGGCTTTGCCGGCGCGAAGAATGTCGAAGTCGCTTACCTGGTCGATCCCGACACGCGGATCTATGCCAACCGCACCAAGCTGGTGGAAGCCAAAGGTGGCAACACGCCCAAATGCATTCAAGACGTTCGCCAAGCGCTCGACGACAAAACGATCGACGCCATTTCGATCGCCACTCCCAATCACTGGCACTCGCTGATGACGATTTGGGGCTGTCAGGCCGGCAAGGATGTGTACGTCGAAAAGCCGATCAGTCACAACGTGTTTGAAGGTCGTCAGTGCGTGAAAGCAGCCGAGAAATATGGCCGCATCGTGCAGCACGGCACGCAGAATCGCAGCAGCCAAGGGAAGGCCAACGAAATCGCCGCTGTCCATTCGGGCAAGTATGGCGAACTGCTCGTTTCCAAGGGTTATTGCTGCAAACCGCGCTGGAGCATCGGAACGAAAGGGCCGGGAACTCCGCCTGAAAATTTCGACTACAACCTGTGGCTTGGCCCTGCTGCCGAGATGCCGTATCACGGCAATTTGGTGCACTACAACTGGCACTGGTTCTGGGCGACTGGCAACGGCGATATCGGCAACCAAGGGGTGCACGAAATGGATATCGCGCGCTGGGCCATTAAAGATGCGACGCTCCCCACCAGCGTGATGAGCATGGGAATTCGCGCGCTCCCCGATGGGGAAAAAGATCAAGGCGAAACACCCAACATGCAGCTCTCGGTGATGGAGTTCGGCAAGGTGCTGCTGGTGTTTGAAGTGCGTGGTTTGGTCGGCAAGAACAAAGACTATCCGCAGCAAGTTGCCAACGAATATTACACCACCGAAGGTGTGATCAAGGGTGGCAAGTTCTATCCCAAGGATGGTAGCGAGCCGCAAGAGCTCAAAAGTGACTACTCGATTAAAGTTGCCCCGGGTGGTCCTTTCGGCAGCTTCCTCAATGCGATGCGGACCCGCAATCCGGCCGAAGTGAACTGCAACGCCGAAGTGGCGCACTACTCGTCGGCGCTCTGCCATTTGTCGAACGTGTCGCAGCGTCTCGGGACTCTCGAGTCGATCGACAAGGCCCGCGCTGCCGTGGCGAACATCGACTCGGCCAAGGAAGCACTCGCCAAGCTCGAAGCCAACGGTGCTGCTGTCGGCGCGAAGCTCGAGCAGCTGAGCGTCGGCCCCAAGCTGACGTTCGACCCGGCGAGCGAAAAGTTCGTCGATGCTCCCGAAGCCGACAAGCTCCTCACGCGCAACTACCGCGAAGGGTTCGTCGTCCCCACCGAGGTTTAA
- a CDS encoding DUF6268 family outer membrane beta-barrel protein: MNIIFVWLWSFGQLPLPCFQQPRWCYRPRALAVLLTALLGLSSLRSASAQVSTDPLWPGRQAPTYSSSPQPTLERLPPVEEEPLGAGEAPRHDPANAPADSWGEPSLIEPDASEAWLTTEPPETIYLEDEAVPARSRPMGAGGGMGGMGGGSRSPLSASAFWIPTSNLRDAPGDFSVHGENLQVMVPVAIGAGRFTSLSARVGASSYNTTAELPGSPGTLFPEQLWDINVGLMHVRELENGWSLGGMLNLGSASDKPFHSIDEMNLSMLAFLKVPAGERDAWNFALMYAPLGQLAFPIPGISYSWNPSDQFSMNIGLPFSLRYQPSEVWSYELSYLPVTNVTATVRAQIGPRWSLYGTFQTHSQGYQIANRADDEDRLYEFDQRLLVGSRMNLGESWALDFSGGYLMNRSYYYGDSFFDDDVGFDVENGALVQLRLEWIPRFAQRS, from the coding sequence GCTACCGACCTCGCGCGCTTGCAGTGCTGCTCACGGCGCTGCTCGGCCTCAGCAGCTTGCGCTCGGCGAGCGCTCAAGTCTCCACCGATCCGCTGTGGCCCGGTCGTCAAGCGCCGACGTACAGCAGTTCGCCGCAGCCTACGCTGGAGCGTTTGCCTCCTGTGGAAGAGGAGCCTCTCGGGGCGGGCGAAGCGCCGCGCCATGATCCGGCCAATGCTCCTGCCGATAGCTGGGGAGAGCCTTCGCTAATCGAGCCCGATGCGAGCGAGGCGTGGCTCACCACCGAGCCCCCCGAGACGATTTATCTCGAGGATGAAGCGGTTCCTGCGCGCAGCCGACCGATGGGTGCCGGAGGTGGAATGGGTGGCATGGGGGGCGGGAGCCGCAGTCCCCTAAGCGCGTCGGCTTTTTGGATTCCGACGAGCAACCTGCGCGACGCGCCAGGCGATTTTTCGGTGCATGGCGAGAACCTGCAAGTGATGGTCCCCGTGGCGATTGGCGCAGGACGTTTCACCTCCCTTTCAGCGCGCGTTGGCGCCAGCAGCTATAACACCACGGCCGAGCTTCCGGGATCGCCCGGCACGCTTTTTCCCGAGCAATTGTGGGATATCAACGTCGGTCTGATGCATGTGCGCGAGCTCGAGAATGGCTGGTCGCTCGGCGGCATGCTGAACCTCGGTTCGGCGAGTGACAAGCCGTTTCATAGCATCGACGAGATGAACCTTAGCATGCTCGCGTTCCTGAAAGTGCCAGCCGGTGAGCGCGACGCATGGAACTTCGCGCTGATGTATGCCCCGCTCGGTCAGCTCGCCTTTCCGATCCCCGGCATCAGCTACAGCTGGAACCCAAGCGACCAGTTTTCGATGAACATCGGGCTCCCGTTTTCGCTCCGCTATCAGCCGAGCGAAGTGTGGAGCTACGAGCTGAGCTACTTGCCGGTCACGAATGTCACCGCCACGGTGCGGGCGCAAATCGGGCCGCGGTGGAGCCTCTACGGCACGTTTCAAACGCATAGCCAGGGGTATCAGATTGCCAACCGCGCGGACGATGAAGATCGGCTGTACGAATTCGATCAGCGGCTGCTCGTCGGGAGCCGGATGAACCTCGGCGAGAGCTGGGCGCTCGATTTCTCCGGAGGCTATTTGATGAACCGAAGCTATTACTACGGCGATTCGTTTTTCGACGACGATGTGGGGTTTGACGTCGAGAATGGTGCCCTCGTGCAGCTGCGGCTCGAATGGATCCCCCGTTTTGCGCAGCGCTCGTAG